The proteins below come from a single Tissierella sp. MB52-C2 genomic window:
- a CDS encoding NAD(P)H-dependent oxidoreductase produces the protein MKEIVAIVPENPSPLLSKMMFSVLGNRDFTTVNSPNEVENLQNKRILFVLELNEIGTSNVLNNIFSKLYKMGKDSLVGSEGAVLIHSHYTMFTKTMAQSIIFLANNLGCSFIGRPLVEATGNLENFIAMEKVYNMPLEDICLYQCKELGKRFFSNKFNFIDKNEKLLVLHSSNRQISNTLTLWDMVKKNLNGIEINEINVGNGNVLDCKGCPYKTCKHLGNQSRCFYGGIVIEEIYPAILETDSILFICPNYNDMITANLVATINRLTALYRQTKFYDKSIFSIIVSGYSGGDAISKQLISSLNMNKTFRLPPYFSLMAVANDKGAIKDVPNIEALAKSFAEKIKL, from the coding sequence ATGAAAGAAATAGTAGCCATAGTTCCAGAAAACCCTAGTCCATTATTATCCAAGATGATGTTTTCTGTATTAGGTAATAGAGATTTTACAACAGTAAATTCTCCAAATGAAGTGGAAAACTTACAAAATAAAAGGATATTATTTGTCTTGGAATTAAATGAAATTGGCACATCTAATGTATTGAACAATATTTTTTCCAAACTCTATAAAATGGGAAAAGATTCTTTAGTTGGCTCTGAAGGTGCTGTTTTAATCCATAGTCACTATACCATGTTTACAAAAACCATGGCTCAATCTATAATCTTTTTAGCCAATAACCTAGGCTGTAGCTTCATAGGCAGACCCCTTGTAGAAGCCACAGGAAATTTGGAAAACTTTATAGCCATGGAAAAAGTATATAATATGCCCTTAGAGGATATTTGTCTATATCAGTGTAAGGAATTAGGTAAAAGATTTTTCTCTAATAAATTTAATTTCATTGATAAAAATGAGAAATTATTAGTTCTGCACTCTAGCAATCGACAAATATCAAATACCCTTACTCTTTGGGATATGGTAAAGAAAAACTTGAATGGTATTGAAATAAATGAAATCAACGTAGGAAATGGAAATGTCTTAGATTGCAAAGGATGTCCCTATAAAACCTGCAAACATTTAGGGAACCAAAGTCGTTGCTTTTATGGCGGCATAGTTATAGAGGAAATTTATCCTGCCATACTTGAGACAGATTCAATATTATTTATTTGCCCTAACTATAATGATATGATAACTGCAAATCTAGTGGCTACTATAAATAGACTTACGGCTTTGTATAGACAGACTAAGTTTTATGATAAAAGCATATTTTCCATTATAGTATCTGGCTATTCTGGTGGAGATGCCATATCAAAGCAACTAATATCTAGCTTGAATATGAATAAAACCTTTAGACTTCCTCCTTATTTTTCCCTTATGGCAGTCGCCAATGATAAGGGAGCTATAAAAGACGTACCAAATATAGAAGCCTTAGCAAAATCCTTTGCAGAAAAAATAAAGCTATGA
- a CDS encoding ATP-binding protein: MRYEVGDTGKGIAKEELNHIWDRYYMVGKTHKPAVIGTGLGLSIVKDILIAHNSDFGVESHTNQGTTFWFQLRAR, translated from the coding sequence ATTAGGTATGAAGTGGGAGATACAGGAAAAGGCATTGCGAAGGAAGAACTAAATCATATATGGGATAGATATTATATGGTAGGTAAAACCCATAAACCAGCGGTAATAGGAACTGGATTAGGGCTTTCTATTGTTAAAGATATATTAATAGCTCATAATTCAGATTTTGGAGTGGAAAGTCATACTAATCAAGGAACAACATTTTGGTTTCAATTAAGAGCTAGATAG
- a CDS encoding MATE family efflux transporter: MESVLNKKDLRDQIVKIASPVLIELLMGTLFGMVDMMMLGRSGDAATTAASIAAVGVTNQLVFLGLALVQSLNIGATTMVARYMGAKREDRIESVVKHVTILTQILLVIPILFIGLGMTDTAMIFFGAHEDTLMLGRGYFRVIALGFIFQAFNFSIFASLRGSGDTKTPMKINIIANLSNVVGNAVLIYGLFGFPRLGVLGAGISTSLSQVIASILLMRVIFNQKNIVHINLKKKFKFDKDIIYNLIKIGLPASGEQLAMRAGLLIFTKIIASLGTVAYATHQICISILNLSFTPGQAFGISASTLVGRSLGEDEPDKAEAYIKMCGKIGALIATVMGIIFFFFGSAIASLYTDNKEVITGAGTVLKLVAFIQPFQCSQLIISGGLRGAGDTVWTLISTLLGILIIRWICAYIFVIKLGMGLSGAWLAVLIDQSIRWIFISLRFRTNNWKYITIR, translated from the coding sequence ATGGAGTCTGTTCTTAATAAGAAAGATTTAAGAGATCAAATAGTTAAAATAGCATCGCCTGTTTTGATTGAACTCTTAATGGGAACCCTTTTCGGTATGGTAGATATGATGATGCTTGGTAGATCTGGTGATGCTGCTACAACTGCTGCATCTATTGCTGCCGTTGGTGTGACCAATCAATTGGTATTTTTAGGACTAGCCTTAGTACAGTCTTTAAATATTGGGGCTACAACTATGGTGGCACGTTACATGGGAGCAAAGAGAGAGGATAGGATTGAATCTGTAGTAAAGCATGTTACAATACTCACTCAAATTCTATTGGTTATTCCAATATTATTTATAGGTTTAGGTATGACAGATACTGCTATGATATTCTTTGGTGCCCATGAAGATACCCTTATGCTTGGTAGAGGTTATTTTAGAGTAATTGCCTTAGGATTCATATTTCAAGCTTTTAACTTTTCCATATTTGCATCTTTAAGAGGTTCAGGAGATACTAAAACGCCTATGAAAATAAATATTATAGCCAATTTATCAAATGTTGTTGGTAATGCTGTTTTAATTTATGGATTATTTGGCTTTCCAAGGTTAGGAGTTTTAGGTGCTGGAATATCTACATCTTTATCACAAGTAATAGCAAGTATATTATTGATGAGAGTTATATTTAATCAAAAGAATATAGTACATATAAATTTAAAGAAAAAATTTAAGTTTGATAAAGATATAATATATAATTTAATTAAAATTGGATTGCCCGCTTCTGGGGAACAACTTGCTATGAGAGCGGGATTGTTAATATTTACAAAGATTATAGCTTCCTTAGGTACTGTAGCTTATGCAACGCATCAAATATGTATCAGTATATTAAATCTATCCTTTACTCCAGGGCAGGCCTTTGGAATATCTGCATCAACTTTGGTAGGACGAAGCTTGGGGGAAGATGAACCAGATAAAGCAGAAGCATATATAAAAATGTGTGGTAAAATAGGTGCATTAATAGCGACAGTCATGGGTATTATATTTTTCTTCTTTGGTTCGGCAATAGCATCTTTATATACTGATAATAAAGAAGTAATCACAGGAGCAGGAACTGTACTAAAGCTAGTGGCATTTATACAACCTTTTCAATGTTCTCAATTGATTATTTCTGGAGGACTTAGGGGAGCAGGAGATACAGTATGGACTTTAATATCTACTCTATTAGGAATTTTAATCATTAGATGGATTTGTGCATATATTTTTGTAATAAAGCTAGGTATGGGACTATCAGGGGCATGGTTAGCTGTATTAATTGACCAAAGTATTAGATGGATATTTATATCCCTAAGATTTAGAACGAATAATTGGAAATATATTACCATAAGATAA
- the gltA gene encoding NADPH-dependent glutamate synthase — MDKFTRTPIAEQDPQVRNHNFEEVCLGYTEEEAVQEAKRCIQCKKPFCRPKCPVSIDIPGFIKHIAEGNFAEAAQVLAEYSALPAVCGRVCPQEVQCESTCILGKKGDAVAIGKLERFAADWARENGIEVGKAKPSNGHKIAVIGSGPAGVTCAGELAKEGYDVTIFEALHEAGGVLVYGIPEFRLPKETVVKHEIENLKKLGVKIETNVIVGRTITVDEIFEEGFEAIFIGSGAGLPKFMNIPGENLNGVFSANEFLTRNNLMKAFRKEFDTPIKVGQKVAVVGGGNVAMDAARTAKRLGAEVYVVYRRTEEELPARVEEVHHAKEEGIIFELLTNPVEVLGNEDGWVRGLKCVRMELGEPDASGRRRPREIAGSEFEFEVDTVIMSLGTSPNPLISSTTDGLNVNNHLCIVADENGQTSREGVFAGGDAVTGAATVILAMGAGKDAAKAMDEYIKSKNN; from the coding sequence ATGGATAAGTTTACAAGAACTCCTATTGCGGAACAAGATCCGCAAGTAAGAAACCATAACTTTGAAGAAGTTTGTCTTGGATATACAGAAGAAGAAGCTGTACAGGAAGCAAAGAGATGTATACAATGTAAAAAGCCTTTTTGTAGACCGAAATGTCCAGTTTCCATAGATATTCCAGGATTTATTAAGCATATAGCAGAAGGAAACTTTGCAGAAGCTGCTCAAGTTTTAGCAGAATATTCAGCACTTCCAGCAGTTTGTGGTAGAGTTTGTCCACAGGAAGTTCAATGTGAAAGCACTTGTATCTTAGGAAAAAAAGGAGATGCAGTTGCAATAGGTAAACTAGAGAGATTTGCTGCTGACTGGGCTAGAGAAAATGGTATTGAAGTTGGAAAAGCCAAACCAAGTAATGGTCATAAAATTGCTGTAATAGGTTCAGGTCCTGCTGGTGTTACTTGTGCAGGGGAATTAGCTAAGGAAGGCTATGATGTAACTATATTCGAAGCTCTTCATGAGGCAGGCGGGGTACTAGTATATGGTATTCCAGAGTTCAGACTTCCAAAGGAAACAGTAGTAAAACACGAAATTGAAAACCTAAAGAAATTAGGAGTTAAAATAGAAACTAACGTTATAGTTGGTAGAACAATTACTGTAGATGAGATATTTGAAGAAGGATTTGAAGCTATATTCATAGGTTCAGGTGCTGGACTTCCTAAATTCATGAATATTCCAGGAGAAAACTTAAATGGAGTGTTCTCAGCTAATGAATTCTTAACTAGAAATAACTTAATGAAAGCTTTTAGAAAAGAATTTGATACACCAATTAAAGTAGGTCAGAAAGTAGCAGTAGTAGGTGGAGGAAACGTTGCTATGGATGCTGCTAGAACTGCTAAAAGACTTGGTGCAGAAGTATATGTAGTATATAGAAGAACAGAAGAAGAATTACCAGCAAGAGTTGAAGAAGTTCACCATGCTAAAGAAGAAGGAATTATATTTGAACTTCTTACAAATCCAGTAGAAGTTCTTGGAAATGAAGATGGCTGGGTAAGAGGACTTAAATGTGTAAGAATGGAATTAGGTGAGCCTGACGCATCAGGTAGAAGAAGACCTAGAGAAATAGCAGGATCAGAATTTGAATTTGAAGTGGATACTGTTATAATGTCTTTAGGTACGTCACCAAATCCATTGATTTCTTCAACTACTGATGGATTAAATGTAAACAACCACTTATGTATAGTAGCTGATGAAAATGGTCAAACATCAAGAGAAGGTGTATTTGCAGGTGGAGACGCAGTAACAGGAGCAGCTACAGTAATACTTGCTATGGGTGCAGGTAAAGATGCAGCTAAAGCAATGGACGAGTATATAAAATCAAAAAATAATTAA
- a CDS encoding phospho-sugar mutase — protein MNYKDKYNSWLENDYFDEETKAELRSITDEKEIEDRFYTDLSFGTAGLRGKVGAGTNRMNIYTVSLATQGLAQTIINKGKEAMNKGVAIAYDVRHYSDKFSQIAARVLASNGIKVYLFEGIRPTPLLSYTIRRLNTISGIVVTASHNPRDYNGYKVYWEEGSQILDDIADEILMEIKNIKDFSEIKLMDLDEAQSKGLIEYIGKEIDDDYDKDLLSLTLNDDIDKDIRIIYTPLNGTGNIPVRRILEKRGFTNIIIVPEQENPDPNFTTVGYPNPEDIKAFDYAKVLGKKEDAELIIATDPDCDRVAMMVRDKDGEFRFINGNQAGVLLVNYILSQRYRLNNIPKNGVIVKSIVTGDLSRAIAKKYNVETIETLTGFKNICGKANEFDKTGEHTFIFGYEESIGYVYGTMVRDKDAVNTSMLIAEMAGFYKKQGKSLLDVLEDIYKEHGYYKEKLISIVLEGLEGSQRIGRMMEEIRKEPITDFDGIKLDKTIDYLLDDTGNPKSNVLKYYLDDGSWYAVRPSGTEPKIKLYIYSKDKDSKISEEKINTIESIVLKRINSIE, from the coding sequence ATGAATTATAAAGATAAATATAATAGCTGGTTAGAAAATGATTATTTTGATGAAGAAACAAAGGCAGAACTTAGATCGATAACAGATGAAAAGGAAATAGAGGATAGATTTTATACTGATTTATCCTTTGGAACAGCAGGATTAAGAGGAAAAGTAGGGGCTGGGACTAATAGAATGAATATATATACTGTGTCTTTGGCTACTCAGGGACTAGCTCAAACCATAATAAATAAAGGAAAAGAAGCTATGAATAAAGGAGTAGCTATTGCCTATGATGTAAGACATTATTCAGATAAATTTTCTCAGATAGCTGCTAGAGTATTGGCATCCAATGGAATAAAAGTATATTTATTTGAAGGAATTAGACCTACACCTTTATTATCCTATACCATTAGAAGATTAAATACCATATCGGGAATAGTAGTTACAGCTAGCCATAATCCAAGGGACTATAATGGATATAAAGTTTACTGGGAAGAGGGTTCTCAAATTTTAGATGACATAGCAGATGAAATCCTTATGGAAATAAAGAACATAAAAGACTTTTCAGAGATAAAACTTATGGATTTAGATGAAGCGCAAAGTAAGGGATTGATCGAATATATAGGTAAGGAAATCGATGATGATTATGATAAGGACTTACTTAGTCTAACTCTCAATGATGATATAGATAAGGATATAAGAATTATATATACACCTCTTAATGGTACTGGAAATATTCCGGTGAGAAGAATATTAGAAAAAAGAGGATTTACTAATATAATTATAGTGCCAGAGCAGGAAAATCCAGATCCTAACTTTACAACTGTAGGATATCCAAATCCAGAGGATATAAAGGCATTTGATTATGCTAAGGTATTGGGAAAAAAAGAAGATGCAGAATTAATTATAGCAACTGATCCAGATTGTGATAGGGTAGCTATGATGGTAAGGGATAAGGATGGAGAATTTAGATTTATTAATGGCAATCAAGCAGGAGTACTATTAGTAAACTATATATTATCTCAAAGATATAGGTTAAATAATATTCCTAAAAATGGTGTTATAGTTAAATCTATAGTTACTGGAGATTTAAGCAGAGCCATAGCTAAAAAATATAATGTGGAAACTATAGAAACGTTGACTGGATTTAAAAACATTTGTGGTAAAGCTAATGAATTTGATAAAACAGGAGAGCATACTTTTATCTTTGGATATGAAGAAAGCATAGGATATGTATATGGAACTATGGTAAGGGATAAGGATGCAGTAAACACCTCTATGCTTATAGCAGAAATGGCAGGATTTTATAAAAAGCAAGGAAAATCTCTATTAGATGTGTTGGAAGATATCTATAAAGAACATGGATATTATAAGGAAAAACTTATTTCAATAGTATTAGAGGGATTAGAAGGCAGTCAGAGAATAGGCAGAATGATGGAAGAAATTAGAAAAGAACCAATAACAGATTTTGATGGTATAAAGCTTGATAAAACCATAGATTATCTATTAGATGATACAGGAAATCCTAAATCCAATGTTCTAAAATATTATTTAGATGATGGTTCTTGGTATGCCGTAAGACCTTCAGGTACAGAGCCAAAAATAAAACTTTACATTTATTCAAAAGACAAAGATAGTAAGATTTCAGAAGAAAAGATAAATACTATAGAATCCATAGTTCTCAAGAGAATAAACTCAATTGAATAA
- a CDS encoding DUF4956 domain-containing protein — protein sequence MNTTKTLGFSDIFKSSFINKFAAVSGLNMIIALGLAFVLGLFIMTVYKKTFKGVLYSSSFGVALMSLTLITTLIILAVTSNVVLSLGMVGALSIVRFRSAIKEPIGIAFLFWAISGGIVLGAGLIPLAIFGSIFIGIIMVLFVNKKSDETPYIMVVNCEGDKCKQDVLSVAMDK from the coding sequence ATGAATACAACAAAAACTTTAGGCTTTAGTGATATTTTTAAATCTAGCTTCATAAATAAATTTGCTGCTGTATCTGGTCTTAATATGATAATAGCTCTTGGACTAGCCTTTGTCCTAGGACTTTTTATAATGACAGTTTACAAGAAGACTTTTAAGGGAGTACTATATTCTTCTAGTTTTGGCGTGGCCCTTATGTCTTTAACACTTATTACAACTTTAATTATTTTAGCTGTTACTTCTAATGTAGTACTGTCCTTAGGTATGGTTGGTGCACTATCCATAGTTCGATTTAGATCTGCTATAAAGGAGCCTATTGGGATAGCTTTTTTATTTTGGGCAATTTCTGGTGGAATAGTGCTAGGTGCAGGTCTCATTCCCTTAGCAATATTTGGGTCTATATTCATAGGTATTATAATGGTACTATTCGTGAATAAGAAATCCGATGAAACGCCCTATATAATGGTAGTTAATTGTGAAGGTGATAAATGTAAACAAGATGTTTTATCAGTAGCTATGGACAAATGA
- a CDS encoding sulfide/dihydroorotate dehydrogenase-like FAD/NAD-binding protein codes for MYKIVEKEILAPNIFSMDILAPRVANSAKPGQFVIVITDETGERLPLTICDYDKEKGTVQIVVQSMGSSTKKLAAFEKGDYLKDFVGPLGVPSEYVNEDVEELKKKKMLFVAGGVGTAPVYPQVKWLHEHGVEVDVIMGAKTKDLVILEDKLKSVAGNLYVATDDGSYGFHGLVTNYIEDLVNNQGKEYDVCIAIGPMIMMKFVALTTKKLNIPTVVSLNPIMVDGTGMCGACRVTVGNETKFACVHGPEFDGHLVDFDEALKRQGQYKTEEIKKDEAYKCELEEARK; via the coding sequence TTGTATAAAATTGTAGAAAAAGAAATTCTTGCTCCAAATATTTTCTCAATGGATATTTTGGCTCCAAGAGTAGCAAATTCTGCTAAGCCAGGACAATTCGTTATAGTAATTACTGATGAAACAGGAGAGAGACTACCACTTACAATCTGTGACTATGATAAAGAAAAAGGAACAGTTCAGATAGTAGTGCAATCTATGGGTAGTTCTACTAAAAAGCTTGCAGCATTTGAAAAAGGAGATTATTTAAAAGATTTTGTTGGACCTTTAGGAGTTCCATCAGAATATGTTAATGAAGATGTTGAAGAGTTAAAGAAGAAAAAAATGTTATTCGTAGCAGGTGGAGTTGGTACTGCTCCTGTTTATCCTCAAGTAAAATGGTTACACGAGCATGGTGTAGAAGTTGATGTTATTATGGGAGCTAAGACTAAAGATTTAGTTATCTTAGAGGATAAATTAAAATCAGTTGCAGGAAACCTATACGTTGCAACAGACGATGGTTCTTATGGATTCCATGGATTAGTTACTAATTACATAGAAGATTTAGTGAATAATCAAGGAAAAGAATATGATGTATGTATAGCTATAGGACCTATGATAATGATGAAATTCGTTGCATTGACAACTAAGAAATTAAATATCCCTACTGTTGTATCACTTAACCCTATAATGGTAGACGGAACTGGAATGTGTGGGGCTTGTAGAGTTACAGTAGGAAATGAAACAAAATTTGCATGTGTTCATGGACCAGAATTTGATGGACATCTTGTAGATTTTGATGAGGCATTAAAAAGACAAGGACAATATAAGACTGAAGAAATTAAAAAAGATGAAGCTTATAAATGTGAACTAGAGGAGGCTAGAAAATAA
- a CDS encoding lactate dehydrogenase, producing MHEKFKYYKLDNNYLFSLYEYDDLDEVLEEEISPKDFIYFLNPMNPINSRKSFSISSPSLLFLKEEGLNILQLDSKDYPPYIPSWIIDKINDRKVTSINTSYPNWQDLLHKPIKKKWKLNLVALGDVGSTLLIGLRLLGGECIDTIGIYDRNINRLKRWEYELNQIRRPFDELAFPKVISLEEDDLFDCDMFIFCASKGIPPVGSDIADVRMAQFKSNSEIISEYSKLARERNFQGIFAVVSDPVDLLCKVAFLESNKDNEGNMDFKGLSSDQIIGYGLGVMNGRACFYAEQSGEMVHYIEEGRVFGPHGEGLIVADSIKNYNAEISNYLTDKTVNANKEVRGFGYKPFVAPSLSSGALSIIATINSDWFYGSTYMREVYMGSKCRLLPSGIEVEQLDLPNELFSKIQETYNKLAMII from the coding sequence ATGCACGAAAAATTTAAATACTATAAATTAGATAACAATTATTTATTTTCATTATATGAATATGATGATTTAGATGAAGTATTAGAAGAAGAAATATCCCCTAAGGATTTTATATATTTTCTTAACCCTATGAATCCTATAAATTCAAGAAAATCTTTTTCAATCTCCTCTCCTTCTTTATTATTTTTAAAAGAAGAGGGATTAAATATATTACAATTAGATTCTAAAGATTATCCACCTTATATTCCAAGTTGGATAATAGATAAAATCAATGATAGAAAAGTAACGTCTATAAATACAAGCTATCCAAACTGGCAAGACTTACTTCATAAACCTATAAAGAAAAAATGGAAATTAAATCTTGTAGCATTAGGTGATGTGGGAAGTACACTTCTTATAGGTCTAAGACTCCTTGGAGGGGAATGTATAGATACAATAGGTATTTATGACAGGAATATTAATCGTTTAAAAAGATGGGAATATGAGCTAAATCAAATAAGACGCCCCTTTGATGAACTGGCTTTCCCTAAAGTTATCTCCTTAGAAGAAGATGATTTATTTGATTGTGATATGTTTATATTTTGTGCATCTAAGGGGATTCCACCAGTAGGCAGTGATATAGCGGATGTACGAATGGCCCAATTTAAGTCTAATTCCGAAATCATCAGTGAATATTCAAAGTTAGCCAGAGAAAGAAATTTTCAAGGTATATTTGCAGTAGTATCAGACCCTGTGGATTTACTTTGTAAAGTTGCATTTCTCGAAAGCAATAAAGATAATGAGGGAAATATGGACTTTAAGGGTTTAAGTTCCGATCAAATAATAGGATATGGCTTAGGAGTAATGAATGGCAGAGCTTGTTTTTATGCAGAACAATCTGGTGAGATGGTTCATTATATTGAAGAAGGAAGAGTCTTTGGACCTCATGGAGAAGGTTTAATTGTGGCAGATAGTATCAAAAACTATAATGCAGAAATATCAAATTATTTAACAGATAAAACTGTAAATGCCAATAAAGAAGTTAGAGGTTTTGGATATAAGCCCTTTGTAGCCCCTTCCCTTTCTTCCGGGGCATTATCCATTATAGCCACTATAAATAGTGATTGGTTCTATGGCTCTACATATATGAGGGAAGTATATATGGGCTCTAAATGTAGATTGCTGCCATCTGGCATTGAAGTTGAACAACTTGATTTACCTAATGAACTATTTAGCAAAATTCAAGAAACTTATAATAAACTGGCGATGATTATATGA